ATTTTGAGTCTCTGTAGATTAACCTTTGGCTCTTTTCCAGATAACAAGGCTGTAGGTGGTGAAGGCCAAAGCCAGGACACGACAAGCAAGGCCATTAGTTCATATTTTCAGGAGGAAAAGGTCCAGCCATTTCATTACAGCTCGTCGATATACTATGGTGGTCAAGATGTCTATTCTCGGCCCCAGAGTGCCCAGAACACCACTGTGAGTAACCTTAAACGACTATGTGAATTATTGCTGAAACTACTTTATCTTGCAGCAGTGTTGTTACAAGTCATGACCTTCATAGAGATCAGTATCCATTTtctatttacatttatatgaTTTGGTTGGTATCTCCGCCTATTTGTTTTCCACTTGAAAATAACGTCACAGTGATGGGCCTTAAGAAGCTTGTTTGACATAACAGTGTCTTGGCGAGTATCTCCATTGTTGAAATACTAACTGCAGTTGTTGGCATTGATGAGTTCTGGAAAAGAAAGTTttgatttagaaaataaaatccttCCGTCTATATGTCTGTTTCCTTTATTGTCAGGTCAGAAGGTTTTAATGGGAATATCAATGATACTATTCAGAGTTAAATAATGCATTTTTCTCGTGTGTTCGATGATTAGTTCAATAAAGATGGCGGCGAAGATGACTCAGGCAGTGCTTCAAGAGGGAATTGGTGGCAGGGTATGTTTGCTTCTATTCCCTGAAATGACTATGGTTAAGGATTTGTTGTATTGACTACTACTTTTTGTTTTGGCAGGATCACTTTACTATTAAGAGCTCACTATGGCATGTGAATTTACATATACCTATTAGGTACtcattatgaattttattctGGGAATGTTGACGTTTCATCTTTATGTTGTGATGCTAATACATGATCTTGTCGAAGACACTTTGGAATTTGTCAATTCATTTCCTGGATATCATCAATGGACTCACCACCAACAACCTATTTTGATGCTCATACTCTTGTCATTTGTTGATCATATTCAGATGTTGCCTTGTTTCGTATCATCCATTGCACTGTTGTTGACGCTATCAGCcctttttagattttaaatttttttttatccctatcattttataatcatgtaatattttgtgcAGTGtctaattgatattatttaagcatcttaccaatttttttcttttatttgcaGGAAGATAAATATATCTAGCGCTGTAGCAGTCTATCCTACTCTTGTAATAGGAAAAATAGTGCATAGTGACAGTTTTATATAGCTAAATGACGGCCTACTTTCGTCTATCGTTGAACCATTATATGTAACTCTAGCTGGTAACCTTGCGTCTTTTGTCTCTATAATGTAAAGGATAATGAACGTGGTGCTTTTGGGGCTTCTGACTGTTCGATGTATATGATATTTGGTGTGTCTTAGATAATCTTTGCATCATGCAGATTCTGGTTTCTTTCTTCAAGACTACAaggttttatttatctatGAGTATCTTAATCCAGACACCAATTATTTGTGTTCTTTCATCTATGAAAGTCCATCACACAATGTTTGAACAGAAAATAACATGCATGGAAAAGTCTATTGGTTTTTATCGAATCTTCTTCCCCGACCAGACAAGTCTTTCCACGTTTCCCATTTTTGAGACCACAGTAAATTCAGTATATCTACAATTATGGAAAGGTTCCTAGTAGATCGCGCAGACATAGACCCGAGGAAGGACCACTGCTGTTCTTTCAGGGTTTTTGTTTGATAAGGTTGCAGCCTAACGATAAGGCTTTTTTATCAGAATGAATTCGGTTGGAATGTTATTGTCAGTGAAGCTGCTTCTAG
The nucleotide sequence above comes from Sesamum indicum cultivar Zhongzhi No. 13 linkage group LG11, S_indicum_v1.0, whole genome shotgun sequence. Encoded proteins:
- the LOC105174502 gene encoding uncharacterized protein LOC105174502 isoform X1; amino-acid sequence: MEGGKQSGSSFASDLFGAKDSSTAASSSGIFGSIFPPPPKVMGQESVRSSEADKKNDSGNPAWSAKPGVSDNKAVGGEGQSQDTTSKAISSYFQEEKVQPFHYSSSIYYGGQDVYSRPQSAQNTTFNKDGGEDDSGSASRGNWWQGSLYY